The Mercenaria mercenaria strain notata chromosome 10, MADL_Memer_1, whole genome shotgun sequence genome contains a region encoding:
- the LOC123559911 gene encoding E3 ubiquitin-protein ligase TRIM33-like → MNMAASRNYSKSVTAASDEIKDIFCEPCVSDGKQIEAEGFCVDCSEYLCGQCYNSHRRSKAFKHHVLQDKKNMPVDVARPAVLDVCVEKCSRHPTKVTEYFCRSCDTLGCSACITTNHRQCQNVDHIPDIVIDLENTDEFKEFAEYFDEKLTLLKERKDNIDSRKTEVEEMKKQAKAELKNQRDKINKFFDQLEAEMDKKITDIDKNNKDTLKAASNRCNIINDELNKMKTVIDTKRKNGQKCELFIKMKRSKGEIEKLDSQFDMLYGESKVQRYKLVQSKQTDEMMKNTTEICRMLTAKHVSEIDVSSCKDKETPHIGGLSVVQRHYLAVADN, encoded by the coding sequence ATGAACATGGCAGCATCGCGAAATTACAGTAAATCGGTAACAGCCGCATCTGACGAAATCAAGGATATATTTTGTGAGCCCTGTGTTTCAGATGGAAAACAGATAGAAGCAGAAGGATTCTGTGTGGACTGTTCGGAATATCTGTGTGGACAATGTTATAACAGTCATAGGAGATCTAAGGCGTTCAAACACCATGTGCTccaggataagaaaaatatgcctGTTGATGTAGCAAGACCAGCTGTACTTGATGTGTGCGTAGAAAAGTGTTCTAGACATCCAACAAAGGTAACTGAATACTTTTGCCGGTCATGTGACACACTTGGATGTAGTGCGTGTATCACTACAAACCACCGACAATGCCAAAATGTCGACCACATACCGGACATTGTTATAGATCTAGAAAACACCGATGAATTCAAAGAGTTTGCTGAATACTTCGATGAAAAACTTACGTTGCTAAAAGAAAGAAAGGATAACATTGATTCAAGAAAAACTGAAGTAGAGGAGATGAAAAAGCAAGCAAAGGCCGAGCTTAAAAATCAGCGTGATAAGATAAACAAGTTTTTCGACCAACTTGAGGCTGAAATGGACAAAAAGATAACGGACATTGACAAAAATAACAAGGATACATTAAAAGCAGCATCTAACAGATGTAATATCATAAATgatgaattaaataaaatgaaaactgttatcgatacaaaaagaaaaaacggCCAAAAATGTGAActgttcataaaaatgaaaagatcGAAAGGGGAAATCGAAAAGCTTGACAGTCAGTTTGATATGTTATATGGAGAGAGCAAAGTGCAAAGATATAAACTAGTACAATCCAAACAGACGGACGAAATGATGAAGAACACAACTGAAATATGCAGAATGTTAACTGCAAAACATGTTTCAGAGATTGATGTAAGCTCTTGCAAAGACAAGGAAACACCACATATAGGAGGGCTTTCAGTGGTACAGAGACATTACCTTGCTGTTGCAGACAATTGA